The genomic segment agtgaggacccaaaggtcaaagccaaaggctctgcaatctcatcccttgcctcccaaagaatcctaggatatatctcatctggcccaggggacttgtcaatccgaaggtttttcaaaattgctaatacatccctcctcagaacatctacctcctctagcctacccgcctgtatcacactctcatcctcaaaaacatggcccctctccttggtgaacactgaagaaaagtattgattcaacgcctctcctatctcttctgactccatgcacaaattCCCACTActgtactgtccttgaccggccctaacctcaccctggccattcttttatttctcacatcatAAATTGTGAAGAGTTCAGTCTGGAGACATAGGAGAAGAAATCAATTAAAGAATATTCCAGCACAacaaaaaggccattcggccccctcCAGTCTACTCCTATCAAAATTGTATTGAAGCATCCCTGAGTGCAACATGATGTGAGTTGAAAATGTTAATATCATTGTACTTTCTGTGAcggcaatttgtttttaaataaatttagagtgcccaattcctcTGTTtccacttgaggggcaatttagcgtggccaatgtatCTATGccacacacctttgggttgtgggggtacagacacggggagaatgtgcaaactccacgcggacatgATGGCCAATGTTAAATGTTCGCAATGCTCTTGCAAAAGTATACTTTTGCAAGAAATCTAGCCTGTCTGTGGTCCGTGGTTCCTTCCATATGGATCGTCTCATCCAAATCTACCtcatatttttttcaaataactATTTTCTCCCCtattgaaaaaaataatggaTTCGCCCACAAGAGTTTGCGTGAGAAAATATTTTTATCGGCCTTTGGATTCCTTTCCTGAACTTCTCCGTTTAGGGTTCTTATAATCATCTTAAATTTGCGTCCACTTGTTAAGGTCTTGCTACACCGCGGAAGCAAcatattggggggggagggaggaacggcgagaggggtggggagaatcCTGCGGGAGTCTCAAAAAGGCTTTTACGCCAGCGGGATTTCAAgaattatggaatcatagaatctgtacagtgcagaagcaattgagcccatcaagtctacgtcaaccctctgaatgaacaccccacccaggcgcacccccccccccctccccgcactatcACCATTACCCAAACTAAACTAACCTttggactaaggggcaattttagcgcagccaatccgcttaacctgcacatctttagacttgtgggaggaaaccggagcacccggaggaaacccacacagacacggggagacacgggcagactccgcacagtcacccgaggccggaatcgaggtAGTGCCAGGGAACCATACCTGGGaagtgccagagggcagtgcccaGGCTGTTCCAGAGGACATTAccaaggggcagtgccaaggggcagaTCTTGggaagtgccagggggcagtgccatagGGGCATTCCTTGTGGGGCAGTGTTGCTTGggccgtgggcagggggaggggggggcttctaTTTTTATTCTCTTCCATTGGGCGCCGTATCTTTTAAAAACTGAACTTGCTGGCGGGCTGTGCTCAATCAGTGCCCGCTGCGCCAGCGTTACGTCGTGGGGCCCACCCCTTACATTTTTATAGCTCATCAGTTTAAAAAATACAGTGAGAAGACCCACCCGCAAGCTACCCTCCACTGTTCCTGCCCGACATCACACTTTGCCAAAAAGGCTGTGAATTACGTTGGTGCCCAAAAATCTATCGATATCTGTCTTGAATAGACTCAGTGACTGAGAGTCGCTGCTccctcctgtggtgatatgcatcactgtaaatacacaaggggttaatgtgcagACACTACAactgagtaaacactagagggagcaccagagacatcatgacatgcagacatacagctaatgaaaacatagaataggacacgaccaatgggcagtcaagaaaccagaggtgacactacctcaagggggcattacacaacccatataaaaggacagggcacatgctgtgtctctttccacaggcgacacttagagagaaggacaggggcagatcagaagcatcaccccccacgtggcttagagcagactggttagttagattgagttactatagtaagattagcaggagagtcaaactcaaataggagaattgttaactgttcaataaatgtgttaaagctatctccaagtctgaaccttctttGTCACAGCATACATCAAgggagcagcttatgctacatgaagaagcagaacacaaactccggtggagaagggggtggggtgcagtTTCCAAAGATCCACAACTTTCTCAGTGAAGAATTTCCCCcgcatctcagccctaaatggttGTCTCTCATCTGGGgctatgaccccttgttctagacttcCATCCAGGGGGGAAATAGTCTCTCAGCGTGTACCCTGacaagctctccctcagcaccacaTATGTCTCAATGGGATCATCTTTCAAGGAATCATCCTATCTTCTATGAGCTGTGactccccatctcctcctcctccagctcgtCCTGTCTTCCACCCCTTCCCCAGGTTTACTGCAAGGAGTTAGACCATCCTCTGTTGGGTAAAGGGTGATATTAATGAGTCTCGCCCctgccccccacatccccccccccccccccccgcaaacaaaCACAGTGATTAGTTACACAGGCAAGAGTTGGCCAAGGTCACATTGGAACATTCCACTTGACATTTGTTGCTATGTGCTTTGAAACCTGGAGCCGTGCTTCATTTTGTAAAGTCAAAACGCATTGGGGTTTTGTTCCCGCACTGTCTTTTTGAACCATGTGCTTTGAGTGGTGAAGGTAGTGTTGGGGAATGGAAGGTCGCAACAACTCATACACATCTTGGCTCGGTGCGGAGAAATCTCCTACGCTGCCCCAACAACGTGCCTCAGCTCGGCCCAATCGCGCCATTTTCCACTCCCCCACCCGTTTTTTTTTTTGATCGTCCGACGTGAGATTTTCCATCCCCCGTGACCGTTGAGAGGTGGGCTGAGGCCACCTCATTTCGCGGAGAGCTCTCGCCCGACAGGACGCGGGAGTGGGACATTTTAACCAGCGCCCGCGGTGCTCCATCATCTGCTTCCTCCGCCATTTTGAAAAAGGCAAGGTGGAAGGTCAAGGCCTCTGGCAGATGTTGCCCAGAGTGGCAGCAAAAGATTGGGAAGTAATGGCTGCAATagataatattttttttaaaaaggaaagagtGAGGGTAGTGAGCATTTTCACAGTTTTAAAAGGCCTGAGGAGGGATAGGAAATGGGAGCAGAACTAGGCCGCAAAGCCCTTGCGAACATCATCCACCATTCATCAAAGATCACGGTTGTTTCTTTTAGCTGAACTCTGttaagcccacatcccttgatccctttaatgTCCATGTGAGTTTGAGCCGACGAAGGGGCTGAGATTCATGGTTTAAACACAATGAGAAGATAAGTAGAGGAACAGCAGATTTTCAGCCAAGGCCATCCAGGGGAAGAAGATTCAGAGAAGCAATGCCCGTGACTCGATCACTTCTTGTGACTCCCAATCTGATAAACAATCTACGGACTGAAAACGTATGGATGATTTCATGCGCCCTCCAGGGGTATTGACGGTCTTGGAGAATTTCCTTTCACGTAGGTCGTTCATTTGCAGATTTGGGCCATTGTTTGTTAGGTTTTGGATTCTCTCCTGCGCCTCAAGTTCTCTGGCGCTGCAAAGCGGGGTTTTGGACCTAACCGTGTTGCCAAACTTGGAATAGTCAACGGAGTACCTCCCCTCCTCCTCGGTCACAATGGGCACAAACCTGTGGCCCCAAAAGATCTCATCCGGCAAATAAGATGTCCTCGCCTGGGTGGTGATGCCGGTGGTCTCCACCACGCCTTCAAGGATGACCACCACCTCGAGGTCCTCCTGTTGCAGCCCAGCGGCTGACACGTTGTAGAGCGGGCTCTTTTTATTGATGGGTGGCTAACGATCAGGGGAGAAACCAGGAAGATCGCATTGACCCCGACTGGGTTCTCCACCTGGATGTCAATCTGTGAATGGGGACTACCCCCTTCCTGGGTGGTGGTCTTCTTGACCAGTTGCATTTGGATGGTGGCGCTAATTATCATGCTTTTCTCAGGTCCCCTATCCGGAACATGAAGCACAACTTCCCATTCCTCTGAGCAATGACGGCATGCTTGCTGAAAATGATGGTCTCCGCCCTCCGGTTCGCCTGGGCGGTCTTCATGAAGATGCAGCCCAGCATGACCGCATTGACGATGAGGCCGAGACGGATGTTCTGGATGATCAGGACGGGATGGCTAAGGGGCACTCCTCGGTCACCATTCTGCTCCCAAACCCGATCGTCACCTGGACCTCAATGGAGAAGAGGAAAGCAGACGTGAAAGAGGTGATGCTGGTGATGCAGGGGACGATACTGTCCTGTCGGGAGTCCAGGTCACCGTGAGCAAAGGCTATGAGCCACCAAAGTATCGCAAAGAGCATCCAACTGCACAGGAACGACATGGTGAAGATCACAAGCATATAAGGCCACTTGAGGTCCACCAAGGTGGTGAAGACATCTTGAAGGAAGCGTCCTTGCTCTCGAATGTTCTTGTGGGCCACGTTGCAGCCTCCATTTTTGGTTACAAAGCGAGCTTTCCTGGTCTTGGCACGGTAGCGAGGATGTGAGAGGTCATTCTCCACCAGCCTGGTCACCAAGTACTCCTCTGGAATGATCCCCTTTCTTGCCAACATTGTTCTTTCACCTGGAGACGACTGCCTGTGGGGCCATAATGAAAATGGACAACATGAATGTGGTTAATCTctttgctgcctcactgtgcatcAAGACTTGTTACTGGGCCGTAAGCTCGGGGTGTTGCTATGGGCACTTGTGCCCAGCaatatttagaacagtacagcacagaacaggcccttcggccctcaatgttgtgccgagcaatgatcaccctactcattgTATATTGTAGGTGCCTCAACATTATTCTGCTGACTATACATTCAGTTTTTCGTTTACTATTGCTTCATCTTCCCCCTaattgcctcccctcccccctgtccGATGGTGTCCACCGCCTCACCCAAATCAGCCAAGGCAATGGGCGGTGTCAGGCTGATCAGCTGTGTGCTCCATCACAACAAGGCCCGTTTCCGGCCAGCTGGTCATCATGGAGAGCAGCCCAGGTCACCTCTGACCCCTCAGGGTAAAGCTAAAGCTGTACCACCGTCCAGGGTGGGGATCAACTCATTCGGAACACAGGGTGGGACCGGAGATACATTTCACCAGTACCACTCGGCAATACTCAGCCATGGGGACTTACTGACCCAGGCATCAACTCAAACAATACATCATCTCTCTGATATGGGAGGTAATGTTTTGGCCGAGGAAGGGAGAGAAAGGAAC from the Scyliorhinus canicula chromosome 23, sScyCan1.1, whole genome shotgun sequence genome contains:
- the LOC119956279 gene encoding LOW QUALITY PROTEIN: ATP-sensitive inward rectifier potassium channel 11-like (The sequence of the model RefSeq protein was modified relative to this genomic sequence to represent the inferred CDS: inserted 3 bases in 3 codons) gives rise to the protein MLARKGIIPEEYLVTRLVENDLSHPRYRAKTRKARFVTKNGGCNVAHKNIREQGRFLQDVFTTLVDLKWPYMLVIFTMSFLCSWMLFAILWWLIAFAHGDLDSRQDSIVPCITSITSFTSAFLFSIEVQVTIGFGSRMVTEECPLAIXVLIIQNIRLGLIVNAVMLGCIFMKTAQANRRAETIIFSKHAVIAQRNGKLCFMFRIGDLRKXMIISATIQMQLVKKTTTQEGGSPHSQIDIQVENPVGVNAIFLVSPLIVSHXINKKSPLYNVSAAGLQQEDLEVVVILEGVVETTGITTQARTSYLPDEIFWGHRFVPIVTEEEGRYSVDYSKFGNTVRSKTPLCSARELEAQERIQNLTNNGPNLQMNDLRERKFSKTVNTPGGRMKSSIRFQSVDCLSDWESQEVIESRALLL